A genomic region of Saccopteryx bilineata isolate mSacBil1 chromosome 1, mSacBil1_pri_phased_curated, whole genome shotgun sequence contains the following coding sequences:
- the LOC136318037 gene encoding folate receptor beta-like, whose amino-acid sequence MAWPLTPPLLLLGCILASTCSARDRTDLLNVCMDAKHHKAEPGPEDKLHDQCSPWRKNACCSVSTSQELHKDTSLLYNFNWDHCGPMKPACKRHFIQDTCLYECSPNLGPWIQQVDQSWRKERFLNVPLCREDCESWWEDCRTSYTCKSNWQKGWNWTSGSNKCPAGAVCRTFESYFPTPTALCEGLWSHSYKVSNYSKGSGRCIQMWFDPAQGNPNEEVARFYALAMTSNALPRGIGLLLLSLSLVLQLWLLS is encoded by the exons ATGGCCTGGCCATTGACACCacctctgctgctgctgggctGCATTTTGGCCTCCACGTGCAGTGCCAGAGACAGGACAGACCTGCTCAACGTCTGCATGGACGCCAAACACCACAAGGCAGAGCCTGGCCCTGAGGACAAGCTGCATGACCAG TGCAGTCCCTGGAGGAAGAATGCCTGCTGCTCTGTCAGCACCAGCCAGGAGCTGCACAAAGACACTTCCCTCCTGTACAACTTTAACTGGGACCACTGTGGCCCAATGAAGCCTGCCTGCAAGCGCCACTTCATCCAGGACACCTGTCTCTATGAGTGCTCCCCCAACCTGGGGCCCTGGATCCAGCAG GTAGACCAGAGCTGGCGCAAAGAACGTTTCCTGAACGTGCCCCTGTGCAGAGAGGACTGTGAGAGCTGGTGGGAAGACTGCCGCACCTCCTACACCTGCAAGAGCAACTGGCAAAAGGGCTGGAACTGGACCTCAG GATCTAACAAGTGTCCAGCAGGGGCTGTGTGCCGCACCTTTGAGTCCTACTTTCCTACTCCTACCGCCTTGTGTGAGGGCCTCTGGAGTCATTCCTACAAAGTCAGCAACTACAGCAAGGGAAGTGGCCGCTGTATCCAGATGTGGTTTGACCCAGCCCAGGGCAACCCCAATGAGGAGGTGGCAAGGTTCTATGCCTTGGCCATGACTTCTAACGCCCTGCCCCGTGGGATTGGGCTTCTCCTGCTCAGCCTTTCCCTGGTTCTGCAACTCTGGCTCCTTTCCTGA